A genomic stretch from Candidatus Methanomassiliicoccus intestinalis Issoire-Mx1 includes:
- a CDS encoding DUF2085 domain-containing protein, with amino-acid sequence MPKAFDYVKRTKKILAVIFIVWLALVFIAPATLPSGSVDNLDGSAGNMDNMDVISEMNPLAAVMYILGDANCHQMASNSLYINGNEMPFCIRDTGIFIGLVIGSLISLLAAPRFKWIVLAVLILPILIDGGAQMVSDYVSFNQLRLVTGVLCGIGVTYFLGYLAESAVKK; translated from the coding sequence GTGCCGAAGGCCTTTGACTATGTCAAAAGAACTAAAAAGATACTTGCGGTCATCTTCATTGTCTGGCTTGCTCTCGTGTTCATAGCTCCTGCGACACTGCCGTCTGGAAGCGTAGATAATCTGGATGGTTCAGCGGGCAACATGGATAACATGGATGTCATTTCTGAAATGAATCCTCTGGCGGCTGTGATGTACATATTGGGAGATGCCAACTGCCACCAGATGGCCAGCAACAGTCTTTACATAAACGGCAATGAGATGCCGTTCTGCATAAGGGATACTGGAATCTTCATAGGTTTGGTGATAGGTTCGCTGATATCACTTCTTGCCGCTCCCAGATTCAAATGGATTGTTCTGGCAGTTTTGATTCTCCCCATCCTGATAGACGGCGGGGCCCAGATGGTATCTGACTATGTATCATTCAACCAGCTCAGGTTAGTTACTGGAGTTCTCTGCGGAATAGGCGTCACATACTTCTTAGGATACCTGGCAGAAAGCGCTGTTAAAAAGTGA
- a CDS encoding UbiA family prenyltransferase: protein MNKYLQLFRPVVLLMGIVFLIAAAFIAAGSNIDDYLNDLLIAVPVVLAFVIGGNSVNDYVDRDVDKVAHPERPIPSGRMSADTALYIGMTALAFSIILSFLLPNYVSTAIVIAACVFIIVYELLLKQLGFIGNITIGVLTGMVFLLGGAVVGNVESCYAIAAMIILISLGREIGLDIKDMDGDAGRTTLPMKIGRRNAAALAAVFFAVSILVSIYPVVRGSAGSLYGIIIIADVLIALTAYSAFKNLDKFQTLVIVSMFVTAIAFVFGAV, encoded by the coding sequence GTGAACAAATATCTGCAGCTGTTCAGGCCCGTAGTTCTGCTGATGGGGATCGTATTTCTCATTGCTGCTGCTTTTATTGCAGCAGGATCAAATATTGATGATTATCTGAATGATCTGCTGATAGCTGTTCCAGTGGTGCTGGCGTTTGTTATCGGAGGAAACTCTGTAAACGATTATGTCGATAGGGATGTTGACAAGGTCGCACACCCCGAGAGGCCGATACCTTCAGGCCGTATGAGCGCCGACACAGCATTGTATATTGGGATGACCGCATTGGCTTTTTCCATCATCCTCTCGTTTCTGCTTCCAAATTATGTCTCTACTGCGATCGTCATAGCCGCATGCGTCTTCATTATTGTTTATGAATTATTATTGAAACAGCTTGGATTTATCGGAAATATAACTATCGGCGTCCTCACCGGCATGGTTTTCCTTCTTGGAGGGGCTGTAGTGGGGAACGTGGAATCCTGCTATGCAATAGCCGCAATGATTATTCTGATATCTCTTGGAAGGGAGATAGGACTTGACATAAAAGATATGGATGGTGATGCAGGAAGGACAACGCTTCCCATGAAGATAGGGAGAAGAAATGCTGCTGCCTTAGCAGCAGTGTTCTTTGCGGTATCTATCCTTGTAAGCATCTATCCTGTGGTGCGTGGATCTGCAGGCAGCTTGTATGGCATAATCATCATTGCTGATGTGCTGATCGCGCTGACAGCTTATTCTGCCTTCAAAAACCTGGATAAGTTCCAAACGCTGGTAATCGTATCTATGTTTGTAACGGCGATCGCCTTTGTTTTTGGAGCGGTTTAA